CTGCTCCAGCTTCTGGGGTACTAGGTGCTGGGCGTCCAGCCATCTGCCCGTCCACACTGAGTGAACAGCTGGCAGGCCTCCAGCCCAACACTCTCACCTTCCACCTTTTCTGTAACTTTACAATATTATAATTCATTCTCTTATTCAAGATACAACAGGGAATAAATTTCAGCTATTCACATTTTTGAACTTTCTTGAAAAAAGGCCAACTTAGTAGTTACAGTGACATTCAGATTTGTAACTTCTCGTTACCTATTCATATTGcctatttttgcttatttctcaCATTACCAAAAAGCATGCCAAAGGCACCTTTGGAAAATCTTGCAATCTGCTAAAATTGCATTTATAATCCCgataaactaattttaaaaaatttcatgacACAAATAAAAACTTACCCTTTATTGAGTATTAGactttcctcttctgcttctgAAAGTACAATGACCTTAGTGGGTGTCTGGGGCTCACGTAGAGAGTAAATTCTAGCaatcaaaagagaagaaagccagtacttaaaattctctttcatttcccaaagttcctctttcttttccatctAGTCAGTTTCTGAGAATTTTCCTACCAGTTATCACAACCAACTGCCAAAGATCTTGCTGTTACTGACAAAGTAGCCTACTTCATTTGTTCCATAACAACATAAGAGGAAGGTTTCCCTGGGACATGAAGAAATGTTCTCTACTCTAAACAAAATGCCTCATCAGCCTTCCCCAACCACCAAACCTCAGTCCTCAGCCATATTCACCTTGTCTAGTCATCTCACTACTGCCTCTAAGTTTGCCAGCTTCCCTTCAGTTATATCCATCTGTCTCTGCCTATGAGACACCCAATCTCATCAGGGAAGAAACCATTTCTCACTCTTCTTTATATACCAACTGGCCAGCACAGTGGGTGACTTTTAGCCTGCAATTTGTACATATTTGTGTTATATAAAGACACAATGTCTTCCCTGCTTTCTCAAGAGGTTagtataaaactaaaagaaatttttttaccaaaatcattttaatttaaaataaatttggggggaattccctggtggtccagtggctaggactctgtaTTCTCACTGCGAGCGacctgggttcgacccctggccggggaactaagatcctgcaagccacacagcgtggctaaaataataataataataataataaatttttacagCATATATGGCTAttgttaaaaggagaaaaaaaattttaaaggccagTAATATCATTATTAGAAATCCAATGTCCCTCTTAAAGTCTTTATCAAGTTAATCACTTATTTTGTCTGACctcacaaagaatttttaaacttaGTTTGTTCCGTTATCAATAGAatgtcatttaataaatgtttttaatgaaaatttgatCCAATTGAACACACCATTCATTGTGGTCTTCCTAGCTGCCTACAAGCATTACTGACTTCAAAGTACAAATAAGTCCTATAAATTGTAATGCGGAACagtgaaaggaaaagtaaatgcAACACGGCACTGAGTGGGAATTTCCTGTTGCCCTGAAACTGTCAATAGGGTCAAAGCTTAGGAAAAGAGAAGTGTTAAatatccaatattttaaaaggaatcttcAATGACTGAGGCCAGATACCTCCTTTAGGGCTTAATGTGAGGAAGACCTAGACCTACACTATCTCCTCACAATCTCCTTTTCCAGCTTACATAACACAGAAGGTGTCAAGAGTCCGTAAGAGTATGGtacgagcttccctggtggcgcagtggttgagagtccgcctgccgatgcaggggacacgggttcatgccccggtctgggaagatcccacatgccgcggagcggctgggtccgtaagccatggccgctgagcctgtgcgtccggagcctgtgccccgcaacggaagaggccacaacagtgagaggcccacgtaccgcaaaaaaaaaaaaaaaaaagtatggtacgATGTTTGGAATGTGAGGgtcctccttctttctttaccCCCAACTCCAGAGCCAAatgggtgggcagggaaggcccTAAAAGAACCAGCCAGATTTAGGGGTACCTGTAATAAGGGGAAAAGGGTATCTCATTTCCTAGCTGAATGCCAGATGTGTTGTCAAAAACTACAGGCCACCAAGGCAAGGGGATTCTTGGGTGATTCTGACATGTCATATCCTAGGGTTGGGGGCATGTGAACACTCTATGGTATCTACTCCAAATATGGAAATTTCTGAAGGAGGTAGGCTGGGACAGCATAAGAAAGGACTATAGTGTAGTATGCCCAGTTCTGTGGCCCTTGGAGGGCAGGGAAAAGGACCTTGGCAGTTACCATGGCTCCATATGAAAAACCACAACGGTTAGGTCAAGAAGGCAGGAGATACCAAGTTTAGGGATATTCCATCTTGACAGAGGGTTCAGGGCATGGACAGTTGGTAGAGCCAACGGGAAACAGAGCTCCTGAGTGATGGAGGGAGCTGAAGGCCAAACACTGCCCCTGAAAAAACCACACACCAATCTGTGCAGAGACTATCACAACAACAGAGGCCACTAGCAGCTGAGGGAACTAGACTAAACCAGGAGGAGGGATATGCTCCCTGCCCTTCACTGATGGATAACCAGTTAGGTAAGATGTATGCCTCAGCTAGCACACTCTCTTTACCCCACCATTGAGGAGTcagacccagaggaaggaggaacagCTCTCCTCCTTACACTTCACCCCCTACCTCAAGGTGCTTGGGTAGAAAGAAGAGTCAAAGAGCAGATCATGCCCTCTCCACTCGTTTCAGATCCCTCAAGGTCTGACCTGTGATAGGACCAGGATATAGTTTTGAAATGGATTTGAGATCAGAGTTTTAAACTGAACAGACTAACTTTTAATAACTAAAAGTAACCAGAAATCTATGAGATCTGTGTAAGAAGCCATTAAAGGATCAACCATTCAGCAGTAAAAGAAGATTTGGTAGAGCACAGTCAAAGCAgtgattagaaaaaataaaactgcaggtATATCTGTACATCAGTCAGTCTCCCCAACAAACTTTTTACATAAGGCAGATCCAGAAAGTTAACTGATAATATAATAGAGATCTCTGTAGGATTAGGGCATTTAATCATACAATGCAAAACCTGTAAGGGGCTTTAGTAAATGATCAAATGAAACCTGCTCATTTGACAAACTGGAAACTGAGGTGCCCAAGTTTATAACATCCCAAAGACAGAAGTGACACTGGGACAAGAACTCAAATCTCTCAATTCCCAATTAAATTATCTTTCCCCTATGCTATATTACCTCCAAAAGAGTGACACAATGAAAACAGTTTTAGGGAGATTATCTTAATAGGTCAGACTGGGAAAGGAGAGACTGGAGGTAGGACCAGTTGAGAGGGAATAGCAGTAATTAAGGCACATAAGTTAGGGCAGCTGGACGATTCTTACACCATTGAGAATGGGTAACAACAGCCATCAGATAAAGCTTTCCAACATCCACTGACCCATTTAGTGGTACTCTGAGCTATTAACTGGCAACCAGAAAGAGAATCTTCCCACTCACAaagctgtaagaaaaaaatgtaccttaTTACATTGTCTGATGTTAACAGCACTATGTGGGGGTCCAGCATCTCACTCGGATACCAGGCAGCATGCTTTAGAGTCAGAGAGGTAGAACTGGTGAAAAATCTCTCAGCAACGGGAGTGGTGCTAAAATAAAGACAGCAATTTCCCAAAACCTGGATGAAAAAGCTTCTAAAGGAAAACCTATCTTAAcactctttgctcttctttccttcaaATTCCTTTCTCATAAATCTTGCTGAGACAGCATTTAAAGCATCTACCAACCAATATCaaagaatcaaaattaaaatattttctaaattgtacAGTATATTATACTGTACTTTACAAGTGATTTTAGATACAGTATCTTACTTGATCCTTTTAGTAACTTTGTAAGGAAACTACAAGGGCAGCTATTATCACTCCTATTGTGGAAATGAGTAAACAGAGATttagaaaggaaacatttttaaggaGGCCAAACCTATGAGTTGTGGAGCTAAAGGTGGGTTTCTACCTTATATTGTTTTCAGATCTTTCAGACTCTCATTTTTCAGGattaattggaaaagaaaaaaatacaaaaataaaacttagttATACTCATGAGAAAACTGTCTGGCTCACAGTTAATAACTGCTTTTAaaacatcttgggcttccctggtggcgcagtggttgagtccgcctgccaatgcaggggacgcgggttcgtcccccggtccgggaggatcccacatgccgcggagcggctgggcccgtgagccatggccgctgagcctgcgcatccggagcctgtgctccgcaaagggagaggccacgacagtgagaggcccgcgtaccgcaaaaacaaacaaacaaacaaaaaaacccatcttATTTCAACCTACGTGAAAAAACAGCCTGACTTCCAATGTGACAGCAATGTGATAATTTAGGCAGAATAAAAGTACAACCCCACATATACTGTACACACTATTATCACAAGAAGCCAGTGTGCAGACCATCTGGAGTATACTGATGTTTCAATAGTAGCAGAGTAAACATACCTTAAGAACCACTGGTCTTAAGCAATTTTTTGCATGTATTACAAATTATACAGATAAACACTAAATGGAAATACAACTTACCTACAATTCACTGTTGATTTTCCACCTTCAAATTCAGAATTCTTCCCCCACCTTTTAGGTAATTCTAATATCATAAGTCCTTTTATTCCTATAAGTGCTACATGATGTTGTGTTGGACTTAACAAGACTTGATAGATTTCAAACAGGGGTGGATTTATGCAAAGCAGTCTCTGAAAATTAAAGCAAACTAGTcaaaatagttaattttaatgcaaatatATATGGCAGTTACTTGAAAGCACAGTACCACTTTAGTCTTCTATAATTGTAGTTTAATGAAACATTCTGGGTAAGTACTAACACCTCAGCCATTAcctgatgaaatattttttaactatttagattggaatattatataaaatgcatCAGGTTTCCCTACTTTGATAAATACTACATATAATTCCCTTTTTATGATCAAACTCCAGACTACCACTTCAGCGTCAATTCTCCACCATTCCCCACTTGTACTTTATACTCCAATCAGATTAACTTGTATTTCTGGGAAATCATCATACTTTGttatgtctctgtgtctctgtacaACTGTTCTTCCTGCAAtgccctcatttttcttttttagctggCTAAAACATTCTTGGAGACTCAGTTCCTATGCACTTTCCTCCCAAGAAAATCTCCCTGACCTTCTGGCCAGGAACTAATGCATCTTTTCTGTACTCCTATAGCACACCCTAGATAATTCTATTATAGTACTTATCACCCTGCATTCTAATTATCCTTTTACCTGCTCATCCCACACAACTAACTATGAATTACTTGAGCTCTGTGTCTTTCCTCTCTGTATCTTTGGCATAGTATATGGCATGTTGCGAACTAACTCTCAATATATGTTTTAGTGACCAGACAAATGAAGGACTCAGAAGTACTAGTAAATGATACTTACTGTTATAAATAGTACAACAAGATAGAGAATGGCTTCAAGAGCTTCTGCAACTAAAATGCTGCTTTACCGAAGCAGATTTGACATTGAACAGTGATATTTTCAGGGGATTCCGTTAAGCTGTTTGTCTCATatgccctcaaaaaaaaaaaaaatgtacttctatttcttctctcatGAGCATCTCaaattcccattttcttttctttctattttcagtAATAAACCATGAGATTACCAATGTATTGCTTATCCTTATGTATAGAGAATCACCCTAAATCAAAATCTTTTTAGACAAGACTGTTGAATATAATGTGATTTCAATTGTTACTGATGTCTGTAAGTCtgaagtttctttgtttttgtttttagctgcCCTTTGCTGATTCTAATCAAACTGTTTATCTCCAGTCAGtggttctttccttcttttcccatcTTCTCAATCTTCTTCCTACTTGATTCTAATGATCTACCTCAAATCAAAGACCACCTTTCTTCTGCTCTGCATACAATCTAATCTAATTACCTAGGTCACCTGTGATAATCACATTATTTAcgtgggctttttttgtttggtttgttttgttttttggtttgatttgggtttttttttttttttgatttggtttttaAAGTCACTACTCATgctttcattttgcctttttgggggagggttgtttttttgtttgatttggtaTGGTTTTTAAGGTTActattcatgttttcatttcactgaaAGTTGCAACTCATGCTAAACTGCTTCCTTGTCTATCTCTGAGTTTTTGACATTTGGAGGACTGAAGGTCATTCAGACAGTTATCAATATGTACTGAGGGTTTATATGTTCCAAGCACACTGAAGTACTGGGGATACAAAACTAAGTAAGGCGGACACAGCCCCTGCCTTGGTGCTTGCACTCcagaaaagaagtcagacaaTAAACTAACAAGTATAAATAATTTAATCATGACTGTGCTAAATTCTGCATAGCAATATAGGGTGCTATTGTTAATACTGTGTGCTGAGCATCTAACACTCTTATAAACTGAAATTTTACAGTCAGTAATGTGTGGGCTTGTGACCTGTTTTCAAAACTGCAAAAACAATGCCAGCGCcttattcaaataatttctcatcAGCAAGAATCAAACAACGGCACACGATATATGTATGCCATATGTTAGAATGGGGGccaagttttcttattttgtaaccTTTAAAAGACGCGAATCGGCTTATTACAAATAAACGCTTCCATAAAGCCATGTTTAATCACAAGAAGTCTGTAGTACTTTCTGATCACACCTACTTTCACATGCTGTTGGCTTCTCAGAAGCCAGCAAAAATCCCTTTCAACTCTGGAGATGGCCTAATTTTTTGAAAGAGCTAACAGGTGATTCCTCCTCCATGTGAGGCACGAAGCTTGTTGCTTTCAAATCAACGACCCGACGTGAGGCTCCCAACAACCCCAAGAGAAAGTTAGGACTGTCCCTATTATTTTATGTGTGAAGTCATGACATCGGATTCTCGGGACCAACCTCCTGAAAAGAGCGAGTGCACCCACACTCTTAGGCCTCTTacccctgctttgtttttcttcagagcaCCTGCGCCACTGATGTTTTACTGCTACTCCAtggtctctcccttcctcccagacCCCGCGAATTTAAGCATCTGGAGCGCAGGCGTTCCTATAACAGTATCCGGCGCAGTGTCAGAGTCACCGAACATATGTGGAAGGAGTGAAATATGCGTAGAGAGGGTTCAAAAGGTTCTGCGGCCACGCTACAGCGAATGAAAATAAGACTTTTCCACTCGCAGCTGGACGCGCCCCAAAAGGACGTCTGCTCACCCTCGCATAGCACCCCTCCCGGCAGACGAAGACCAGCCAGGATGGGAAGGGGACGTAAACGCTACTTCAGATCCCAGCTGAGGGTCATTTACCAGATCAGCCTGGCCGTACCTGGTACTGGGAGAGGGGGGACTCCTCACCGGCGCCGCTGGGGTCCCGAAGGCGCACGACGAAGAAGGAGCTGCCTTCTCCGTCCCATATGAAGAGCTCTCCGCCGAGGCCCAAGACCAGGTTTCTCGTCAGCAACTGCGGCGGCAGGGGCGGCGGCGAAGGCAATGATGAAGAAGCCGGCTTCTCGGCTGCGGCTGGGCTCTGGTTTTTCCGTCCTTCCTGGAGCCGCAAGAACACGGCATGGTCGGGGAGCCAGGCCTGCCACAGCTCACCGTCTCCCGCGGCTCCTTCGGCGGCCGCCATCTTGGCCCAACAGCTCTCGTCGGCCCAGTTGCTCAGCCCGCCGCTGAGGGCAGCCAATTCGCTTCCAGCCGTCCACGGCTTCGGCCAGTCATCGAGCAGGGAGCCCGGAAGCCCGAGCAGGGctaggggaggggcggggcgaaAGTGAAGCCCGCCCATCAGGTAGCGTCATCGCCAAAGCAAAGCCCATCACCAGTCAAGCCTATTCTGAAGCCAAAGTGGGCGGGACGAGAAGGTCAACATGCCAGTGCCTGCTTAGAGAAAGCTTTGGGGTTGCGGGAAGTGTAGCTAGTAGCTGGGGGGAAAGCGCCTGAGACCTGTGTATCTAATTGCTTATTGGATACCTCCATCTGGATAAACCTAAACATCTAAAACCTTCCCTCAAGACTTACCTCCCTCAATCCAGGTTGGGCAGACCTCACAAATGTCACTTCTTTAGTCACCCATTCTGGGGTTTCACAAGCCTGTCTCCGAGTGGGGCCGGCCGGAAGGACAACGCTTCCCAGAATTCCCAGCACCCAGGAACCACAACTCCCGGGATTCTGCACGCGCGAAAAGGAGATGGCAGAGGGATCAGGGTCTCGGCATCGCTCGCTGTATAAACTGGTGGGCTCGCCGCCTTGGAAAGAGGCTTTCAGGCAGGTGAGTGTGGGGTTTGGAAAGCCTTGGCCGGGCTGTCGTCACTCCCCTAGTCCGTCCCGGCAACCGCTCTCCTCCGTGCTTTTCTCTCAGCCCAGCCGGGTGAAGCAGGTGTCCGTGGAGGTGTACCTGGAACCCGGGCCTCTCGCCTGTAGGTCCGGGCCTCGGCCACCGCCCGGCCACTTCCTGGAGTTTCTGTTCCTCTGGGTGTGGCATTAGCCCGGGCCGGGCCAGCCCGgtcccaggaagccttccttttgtttttttgtttgtttgtttgtttttgtggtatgcgggcctctcactcttgtggcctctcccgttgcggagcacaggctccggacgcgcaggctccggacgcgcaggctcagcggccatggctcacgggcccagccgctccgcggcatgtgggatcctcccagaccggggcgcgaacccggttcccctgcatcggcaggcggacgcgcaaccactgcgccaccagggaagcccccttccttttGGACTCGGGTTTGCTTTCAGTGTGAAGTGTGATCGCGACCGCGCCTCTGCACCTCTACATCTCTACGGTGGCACCACCATCACCCGCTGATGTCGGGTCGGCGGACACCAGAGAGGCACCTTGTACACTCACCGCAAGCGAGAGAGCCGTTATGTCTATTCCACAGAGGAACAGAATAATTAGACATTATTTCTAATCCCGGAAATTATTTCTCTTCCTATTCCAAACTATTTCTTCTGAGCCTCCGTTACTAAGTCTTAGCAGAGTTGTAGCCTACGGTCAGTTCTGACCTATCCTGAGCTCAGTCTGGTTCCTGTGAGTACTATGGCCTGTCTTTCCAGGAATCTCTGAAGTAGTGGATATATCCCAGGAAAGTAACCTGATGCTAGAAATGACTGTCGACAGCAGGATTTCTCAGTCCTGGTTCTTGACATTTTGAAGATGATAGTTCTTAGTTGTGGGGTGCTGTTCTGGGactgtagaatgtttagcagcctccctggcctctacttACCAGATGTCAGTAACCCTACAGCTagagctgtgacaaccaaaaatgtctccagtcaTTGCCACATGTCCCCTAGGGGACAAGATTGCCTGAAGCTGAGAATCATCGTACAGGATGGCGGTTACCAGAATCATATCTAGAGTAGCAAGAATTAGAGAgcaggacttcctggtggcgcggtggttaagaatccgcctgccagtgcaggggacatgggttcaagccctggtccgggaagatcccacgtgccacggagcagctaagcccgtgcaccacaactactgagcctatgcactagagcccgtgagccacaactactgcgcccacgtgccacaactactgaagcccatgtgcctagagcccatgctctgcaacaagagaagccaccacaatgagaagcccatgcaccgcaacgaagagtagcccccgctcgccacaactagagaaagcctgtgtgcagcaatgaagacccaatgcagccaaaaataaatcaataaaataaataaatttattttaaaacaaaaacaaaacacgcaaaaaaagaattaggaagcaacctaagtgtcctgtTAGCACAGCGGATGCTGCGCCATTATCACCCAACCATCAAGCAAGCTGGCGTTAAAGATAGACTATGAAATATGTCAATCTGGAAATACGTGACCCAAGCATTTCACCCATCTACATGTGGATAAGGGCTGGAGAGGAAGGTGCCAAAATAACAATAGTTGGGATTAGAGTTGAAATTTTGTGTCTGTAAAATTCCTTTAATGTTTTAACAACTAATCTaagaggtgttttttgtttgtttggttttgacgGAATTGCCTTTTCTCCCCCCtcacctctttctccttcttccaagGGATGCTTGGAGAGAATGAGAAACAGCCGGTACAGGCTCCTGAACAAATATCGCCAGGCTGGAGGCAATATGTCAGGAGGAGCTCAGAACACCTTTCTAGTGCAGGAGGTGATGGAAGAAGAGTGGAATGCTTTGCAGTCGGTGGAGAGCCGGCCAGAGGCCTTGGCTCAGGTCAGGCTGGGATATGTGTTTTTAGCACCAAGGATGCCAGTGTCCTCTCTCTGCCTATTTCCTCAAGTCCTCTTAACCCATCCACCCTCCAGCCCCCAATCAGGATTCTAAGGGCCTCTCACCCAGGTTCTTCTACCTTTAACGTTAGACTCTTCTAGATTAATTAATGGTTCATAAATACCAGGCTGTCGACCTGCTGCGTCATTGCATCATAATCACTTAcgaaactaaaaagaaagaaatttcactCATTGGCTCCACCCCTGGAACTTTTGATTCAGTAGGCCTGAGCTAggaatctctctttttaaaaaggtctcCAGGAACTTTCTGGTTCTAATCTCAGCCAGGGTTAGGAACTGGGTGTGGGCAGAAGACCATTTACCATGTATCAGGAAGAGCACTGGACTGGAAGTCAGTAGTTCTGGAATTCTGATCCTGGTTTTGCTATTAACACTCTGCCTCTTTGAGCTTTAGTCTTCCCATTTGTAAGATGAAGAAGATAATGTTGTCGGTATCGTGAGGACAGTATAAGAAACGTGGGAAACTGCTTTGAAAACATCAAGGCTCTCGGTAATAAAGAGGCATTATTTGCTGCCTTCTGTGTGTCCTACATGGTGCCAAATGTTTGAGTTACATAATCACAATTAGTGCGCACAATATCCCTCTCAGGTGGgttttattcccactttacagaggcCCGAAATGAGGTTGAGAGAGGTTAGGAACTTTCTAATGGTCACAGAGCTTTAGCAGAGCCATATACTTAGCTGCTACCCTATACTGTCTCCCCCAAATGTAGTACCATTATTTTGTCACTGGCTGGTTTAATCATCTGTTGATGCCTTTCTCAGCATGGCCACATTACCGCATTGTCGGCACATTCTACAGAAGGACTGGGTTGATTTCCTCAGTTAAATCTGTGTTCTTCAAGCCAGCCTCCAAGTGTGAATCATTGTGGGTCTTGTCAGCTGATCATAACTTCAAACCTCTGCTGACCCTACTTTCTCTTGCAGTTGGAGGAGCCGCTGGACCTGGCCGTGCTGGAGGAAATCCAACAGGAGCTGATTGATCAAGGTGAAGTCTAAGAATAGTTCTTCCTGCCTATATCTCTAGCTGCTCTAATGCTGATGTTTTTTTTCCGAACAGAATGTTTTTAACTCATTATTTCCATCTTCAGTCGAGTGTCCAGAAGTCTCTGTTTTTACTCTAAGGTCTTGGCTGTCTTCCCAATAATAATAGTCTTGTTTCCAGGCCTTGTGCTCAGACCTCTCCTTCCGTGCTATGGCTCTCTCCTTATGATGCCCCTACCAGGTAGCGTGAGACAGGAGAGAGTGGTGTCTTACACAGGTTGCACAGCTGGTGGTGGAGTTGGGAAGTAAAATCAGTTTTGTGAGTCCAGTTCCCGTGTCTATACTGTCCGACAGTACCTCCCTGTTAATAGATTAGTAGTAATCCTGTCACCTTGCAGGATAGTGCATGATCAGATCTCTTGCGCTACCTAATTTAAGTACCTTCTCTTGTATCTGTTCTTTACTGACTCCCCAGGGTCTTGTGACCGTCCCCTTCCTGCGGAATCATAGCACCACAGAGTGCATAATTTAGCACCTTATATAATTAAGTCATTTATTTCACATAGCCCTATCTTGATTCGGCTTAGTTTTTGTCATCTGTTAAATAGAGATAACAGACTGACTCggtaaaactacaaaactattTGTAGGCTTAACTAACATGTGTAgacttagagcagtgcctggcatatagaaagtTTTCAATACACAATAGCTATTATCTTGAGGGTGCAAGAGCATGAACTCTTGGCCTCGACTGCTCAGATTCACTTCTCAGCTTTACCACTTTAGCTTGTGTGGTGCTGGGCAAAGCACTTAATCTccctgtgcctgtttcctcatctttaaaataaggaagtaGTAGTGAAGAAGTCCATacatataaagaacttaaaaCAGCATTGGACACACAGTGCTATACAAAGGTTAGTTATTATGATTGGTGTGTTGACTCCAGTTAGACTGTATATCccttgattttaattcttttttaattgatctTCTCTTTACCCTCACCTGCAAAACCCATCTTAGTGGTGAAACATAGGACTCGCTAGATATTTCTCTTGgggtatatttaatttaaaaatctgtagtgATAAGCATTTGCTGTGTTCTGCCATACTCAGTCATAAGGAACCCTCTAGAatagaggttggcaaactttctgtGTTTGCCGGATAGTAAATATCTAGGCTATTGCTGCTACTTAGTTCTGCTGTTGTAGCGTGAAAACAGCTATAGCCCATACATAAACCAAATGAGCGTGGCTGTTCCATTATAACTTTACTTAAAAAATGGAAGgtgggggacctccctggcggtccagtggttaagatgccacgcttccactgcaggggcacgggttcgatccctggtcgggaaactaagatcctgcgtgccctGTGACGTggccaaaaattattttaaaaattaaaaatgttaggCGGGCTGGAATGGCCTGTGGGCTgtggtttgctgacccctgctccgAAGTCTAGATGGTGAGCTCATCAAGAGCAGGGACCagcctttttcatctttgtacccCAGGCCTACTAAGTACTAGGGCTTGTTGCATGTTTGCTACACACGTTCTGAACAACACAGAGCCTGAGTCTGGGGACACTGGCGAACAGCTCACCTTAGACTCAGCCAGGTGGGCCTGGCGTCCGAAGCCGTCAGCGTCCGCGTTCTCCAGCTGCTCCTGGGACCCTGACACTCTTCATCTCTGCCCCTGTGGCCTCTGGAGATGGGTGTGAAAGTTGTCTCTTTGTCTCTTAGCCTCATCACTTCACAAGGAGAGGACAGACAGGAGGGGAAAGGTCCAACAAGATGAAGCCTGAGCAGTAAATATCTAGCGATTGGTAGTGTGATTTTGCCCGCATATTTCTCTTGTGTGGATGATGCCTTTGAAAGTGAAGCTTAGCACTCAGGACAGGGCGACCCAGGTGACGTGCGGTGAAACACACCAGCTGTCCTTTGCCTTGC
This region of Physeter macrocephalus isolate SW-GA chromosome 14, ASM283717v5, whole genome shotgun sequence genomic DNA includes:
- the RPAIN gene encoding RPA-interacting protein isoform X4 — encoded protein: MAEGSGSRHRSLYKLVGSPPWKEAFRQGCLERMRNSRYRLLNKYRQAGGNMSGGAQNTFLVQEVMEEEWNALQSVESRPEALAQLEEPLDLAVLEEIQQELIDQEQSIISEYEKSLQFDEKCLSVMLAEWEANSLICPVCTKLVIPGL
- the RPAIN gene encoding RPA-interacting protein isoform X6, coding for MAEGSGSRHRSLYKLVGSPPWKEAFRQGCLERMRNSRYRLLNKYRQAGGNMSGGAQNTFLVQEVMEEEWNALQSVESRPEALAQLEEPLDLAVLEEIQQELIDQEQSIISEYEKSLQFDEKCLSVMLAEWEANSLICPVCTNLQR
- the RPAIN gene encoding RPA-interacting protein isoform X3 produces the protein MAEGSGSRHRSLYKLVGSPPWKEAFRQGCLERMRNSRYRLLNKYRQAGGNMSGGAQNTFLVQEVMEEEWNALQSVESRPEALAQLEEPLDLAVLEEIQQELIDQEQSIISEYEKSLQFDEKCLSVMLAEWEANSLICPVCTKYNLRVASGVVMCQCGLYIPSHGLIFLTVPSIFHLSQKHNFVSTSYFIGLHSR
- the RPAIN gene encoding RPA-interacting protein isoform X5, which translates into the protein MAEGSGSRHRSLYKLVGSPPWKEAFRQGCLERMRNSRYRLLNKYRQAGGNMSGGAQNTFLVQEVMEEEWNALQSVESRPEALAQLEEPLDLAVLEEIQQELIDQEQSIISEYEKSLQFDEKCLSVMLAEWEANSLICPVCTKDSSF